A stretch of the Ischnura elegans chromosome 5, ioIscEleg1.1, whole genome shotgun sequence genome encodes the following:
- the LOC124159006 gene encoding ankyrin repeat domain-containing protein 11 isoform X2 — MRRTPPQNKVDKLASPRVTLRLHQVKTRDEKKPSQSKPEVPPNDSRVQFSVKMDSSSNKVDDIYEFKSNKDANAARGTGTGADADKSATPSKVSKESDIRESHASGGSSDQHSTESNTREEKLKSVEVELGKRSHADTNDGEDGDDETRRKKRREDRPESSKEISRNSGPSGRPTGRGIIADRCPKGGGMTNKGGGTSATSSGKSSGGSGGSSGGNTPTDRKSPNATSSPGASPRPARVSTESGESEGEDGRRGEGGAGAGGPKVPPLKIVIPQQNSGGAEGGDQGGRNNGKNGGARHHHHHPALPYVVSSGGGGETERAENPSSSASNSSGAVVATTNSQPSSAPSSNDCNTANRENMALNSLQGSKGDEKKDAATLSEERSQRVLRSSHRMANMHSTIPMPQNSVPQIPTSSAVPTVSAAPAVTSAPATLTSTVPAGTTVTTSNLSPSNPSEPAAELAPSASTSPALSSGTSCPVKTEEKAPPSAPPAAPNVGQSTNCSSEEPPQAQQPAILQQQQQQQQQQQQQQQQQQQQQQSQQQAPQGQQSQSQTQPMPQVPTSMPQSQLSTPVQQQQQPQQQQQSSASTVDVHPRKRKLKKESNDVSMDVPSGTVNEVHPHDQPITNCYELFLNIRKQIERRRKGLFPVQPKPPQGFKDYLMNRCTYVLAGNATSRLSVPITPPPQSLAAPMKELFQEQEKERYRLRMQHVIEKEKLVLSVEQEILRVHGRAARALANQALPFSACTILKDEEVYNVITPEQEEKDRNARSRYNGRLFLSWLQDVDDKWEKIKESMLLRHHNEAESLHAVQKMDWEWKLKELGLCEAKIKPVIEEHHVPMVHVSDDFDLLPA; from the exons ATGCGTAGAACACCACCTCAAAACAAAG tggACAAGCTTGCCTCACCTAGGGTTACGTTGAGACTACACCAAGTGAAAACTAGGGATGAGAAAAAGCCTTCCCAATCAAAACCAGAAGTTCCGCCCAATGACTCCAG AGTGCAATTCAGTGTGAAAATGGACTCTAGTTCAAATAAGGTTGATGATATCTATGAATTCAAAAGTAACAAAGATGCAAATGCTGCTCGTGGCACTGGCACTGGAGCAGATGCTGATAAATCTGCTACCCCTTCAAAGGTCAGCAAAGAGTCCGATATTAGAGAATCTCATGCATCTGGAGGAAGTTCAGATCAGCATTCAACTGAATCAAATACAAGGGAGGAAAAACTGAAGTCAGTGGAGGTGGAACTTGGCAAGCGAAGTCATGCTGACACAAATGATGGTGAAGATGGCGATGATGAGACCCGACGTAAGAAGCGAAGAGAAGACAGGCCCGAGAGTAGCAAAGAGATCAGCCGGAATTCTGGCCCATCAGGGCGTCCAACTGGAAGGGGTATCATTGCAGACAGGTGTCCAAAAGGTGGAGGAATGACAAATAAAGGTGGTGGGACCTCTGCTACATCAAGTGGAAAGTCCagtggtggaagtggtggctCATCTGGAGGTAATACCCCCACCGATCGTAAGAGTCCAAATGCCACATCATCTCCTGGGGCCAGTCCAAGACCTGCTAGAGTCAGTACGGAGAGTGGGGAGAGTGAGGGGGAagatgggaggagaggggagggtggaGCTGGGGCAGGTGGCCCAAAGGTTCCCCCTCTAAAAATTGTCATCCCTCAGCAGAATTCTGGTGGTGCTGAAGGTGGTGACCAAGGGGGGCGGAATAATGGTAAGAATGGTGGAGCAaggcaccaccaccaccatcctGCCTTGCCCTATGTGGTCTCTTCTGGAGGAGGGGGTGAGACTGAGAGGGCAGAGAATCCATCTTCGTCTGCATCCAACAGCTCCGGAGCAGTAGTAGCCACAACAAATAGCCAGCCCTCAAGTGCACCTTCTTCCAATGACTGCAACACGGCAAATAGGGAAAATATGGCATTAAACAGTCTCCAAGGATCGAAAGGTGATGAAAAGAAAGATGCTGCCACTCTGTCGGAGGAGAGGTCACAGAGAGTCCTTCGAAGTTCACATCGTATGGCAAACATGCACTCAACCATCCCGATGCCTCAGAATTCTGTGCCTCAAATCCCAACATCATCAGCTGTACCAACTGTGTCTGCAGCTCCTGCGGTGACATCAGCTCCTGCAACTTTGACGTCAACTGTCCCAGCAGGCACCACTGTCACCACCTCCAATTTGTCACCTTCAAATCCTTCAGAGCCTGCGGCTGAACTTGCTCCATCAGCATCTACCTCTCCTGCATTGAGCAGTGGGACTTCTTGCCCTGTGAAAACAGAAGAGAAAGCCCCTCCTTCAGCTCCTCCTGCAGCTCCAAATGTTGGGCAAAGCACCAATTGTAGCAGTGAAGAACCACCGCAAGCCCAGCAACCAGCAATTTTGCAAcagcaacagcagcaacaacaacaacaacaacagcagcagcagcaacaacaacaacagcaacaatcaCAGCAACAAGCACCTCAAGGCCAGCAGTCGCAGTCCCAAACACAGCCAATGCCACAGGTACCTACATCCATGCCCCAGTCACAACTATCTACACCAGTGCAGCAACAGCAGCAGCCACAGCAGCAACAGCAGTCCTCTGCATCCACTGTTGATGTCCATCCTCGtaaaagaaaactgaaaaaggaGTCAAATGATGTGTCAATGGATGTTCCATCTGGTACTGTCAACGAAGTTCACCCTCATGATCAGCCAATTACCAACTGTTATGAGCTTTTCCTCAACATTCGTAAGCAG attGAACGCCGCCGCAAAGGATTATTTCCAGTACAGCCCAAACCTCCACAAGGTTTCAAGGATTACCTCATGAATAGATGTACTTATGTGCTTGCGGGAAATGCTACTTCAAGATTGTCAGTGCCCATTACTCCCCCTCCCCAGTCCTTAGCTGCTCCTATGAAAGAACTTTTCCAGGAGCAGGAGAAGGAACGCTACAGGTTGCGCATGCAG caTGTGATTGAGAAGGAGAAATTAGTTTTATCAGTGGAGCAAGAAATCTTGCGTGTCCATGGACGGGCTGCCAGAGCGTTAGCCAACCAAGCACTTCCTTTTTCAGCATGTACTATTTTGAAGGATGAAGAAGTGTATAATGTGATAACACCTGAGCAAGAAGAGAAAGATAGAAATGCGAGATCTCGTTATAATGGACGATTGTTTTTATCTTGGCTCCAGGATGTTGATGACAAATGGGAAAAGATTAAG GAGTCTATGTTACTGCGTCATCATAATGAGGCTGAATCATTGCATGCTGTGCAAAAAATGGATTGGGAATGGAAATTGAAGGAACTAGGATTGTGTGAGGCGAAGATAAAGCCTGTAATTGAAGAGCACCATGTGCCAATGGTCCACGTCAGTGATGACTTCGATCTTCTTCCGGCTTGA
- the LOC124159006 gene encoding ankyrin repeat domain-containing protein 11 isoform X3 — MDKLASPRVTLRLHQVKTRDEKKPSQSKPEVPPNDSRVQFSVKMDSSSNKVDDIYEFKSNKDANAARGTGTGADADKSATPSKVSKESDIRESHASGGSSDQHSTESNTREEKLKSVEVELGKRSHADTNDGEDGDDETRRKKRREDRPESSKEISRNSGPSGRPTGRGIIADRCPKGGGMTNKGGGTSATSSGKSSGGSGGSSGGNTPTDRKSPNATSSPGASPRPARVSTESGESEGEDGRRGEGGAGAGGPKVPPLKIVIPQQNSGGAEGGDQGGRNNGKNGGARHHHHHPALPYVVSSGGGGETERAENPSSSASNSSGAVVATTNSQPSSAPSSNDCNTANRENMALNSLQGSKGDEKKDAATLSEERSQRVLRSSHRMANMHSTIPMPQNSVPQIPTSSAVPTVSAAPAVTSAPATLTSTVPAGTTVTTSNLSPSNPSEPAAELAPSASTSPALSSGTSCPVKTEEKAPPSAPPAAPNVGQSTNCSSEEPPQAQQPAILQQQQQQQQQQQQQQQQQQQQQQSQQQAPQGQQSQSQTQPMPQVPTSMPQSQLSTPVQQQQQPQQQQQSSASTVDVHPRKRKLKKESNDVSMDVPSGTVNEVHPHDQPITNCYELFLNIRKQIERRRKGLFPVQPKPPQGFKDYLMNRCTYVLAGNATSRLSVPITPPPQSLAAPMKELFQEQEKERYRLRMQHVIEKEKLVLSVEQEILRVHGRAARALANQALPFSACTILKDEEVYNVITPEQEEKDRNARSRYNGRLFLSWLQDVDDKWEKIKESMLLRHHNEAESLHAVQKMDWEWKLKELGLCEAKIKPVIEEHHVPMVHVSDDFDLLPA, encoded by the exons A tggACAAGCTTGCCTCACCTAGGGTTACGTTGAGACTACACCAAGTGAAAACTAGGGATGAGAAAAAGCCTTCCCAATCAAAACCAGAAGTTCCGCCCAATGACTCCAG AGTGCAATTCAGTGTGAAAATGGACTCTAGTTCAAATAAGGTTGATGATATCTATGAATTCAAAAGTAACAAAGATGCAAATGCTGCTCGTGGCACTGGCACTGGAGCAGATGCTGATAAATCTGCTACCCCTTCAAAGGTCAGCAAAGAGTCCGATATTAGAGAATCTCATGCATCTGGAGGAAGTTCAGATCAGCATTCAACTGAATCAAATACAAGGGAGGAAAAACTGAAGTCAGTGGAGGTGGAACTTGGCAAGCGAAGTCATGCTGACACAAATGATGGTGAAGATGGCGATGATGAGACCCGACGTAAGAAGCGAAGAGAAGACAGGCCCGAGAGTAGCAAAGAGATCAGCCGGAATTCTGGCCCATCAGGGCGTCCAACTGGAAGGGGTATCATTGCAGACAGGTGTCCAAAAGGTGGAGGAATGACAAATAAAGGTGGTGGGACCTCTGCTACATCAAGTGGAAAGTCCagtggtggaagtggtggctCATCTGGAGGTAATACCCCCACCGATCGTAAGAGTCCAAATGCCACATCATCTCCTGGGGCCAGTCCAAGACCTGCTAGAGTCAGTACGGAGAGTGGGGAGAGTGAGGGGGAagatgggaggagaggggagggtggaGCTGGGGCAGGTGGCCCAAAGGTTCCCCCTCTAAAAATTGTCATCCCTCAGCAGAATTCTGGTGGTGCTGAAGGTGGTGACCAAGGGGGGCGGAATAATGGTAAGAATGGTGGAGCAaggcaccaccaccaccatcctGCCTTGCCCTATGTGGTCTCTTCTGGAGGAGGGGGTGAGACTGAGAGGGCAGAGAATCCATCTTCGTCTGCATCCAACAGCTCCGGAGCAGTAGTAGCCACAACAAATAGCCAGCCCTCAAGTGCACCTTCTTCCAATGACTGCAACACGGCAAATAGGGAAAATATGGCATTAAACAGTCTCCAAGGATCGAAAGGTGATGAAAAGAAAGATGCTGCCACTCTGTCGGAGGAGAGGTCACAGAGAGTCCTTCGAAGTTCACATCGTATGGCAAACATGCACTCAACCATCCCGATGCCTCAGAATTCTGTGCCTCAAATCCCAACATCATCAGCTGTACCAACTGTGTCTGCAGCTCCTGCGGTGACATCAGCTCCTGCAACTTTGACGTCAACTGTCCCAGCAGGCACCACTGTCACCACCTCCAATTTGTCACCTTCAAATCCTTCAGAGCCTGCGGCTGAACTTGCTCCATCAGCATCTACCTCTCCTGCATTGAGCAGTGGGACTTCTTGCCCTGTGAAAACAGAAGAGAAAGCCCCTCCTTCAGCTCCTCCTGCAGCTCCAAATGTTGGGCAAAGCACCAATTGTAGCAGTGAAGAACCACCGCAAGCCCAGCAACCAGCAATTTTGCAAcagcaacagcagcaacaacaacaacaacaacagcagcagcagcaacaacaacaacagcaacaatcaCAGCAACAAGCACCTCAAGGCCAGCAGTCGCAGTCCCAAACACAGCCAATGCCACAGGTACCTACATCCATGCCCCAGTCACAACTATCTACACCAGTGCAGCAACAGCAGCAGCCACAGCAGCAACAGCAGTCCTCTGCATCCACTGTTGATGTCCATCCTCGtaaaagaaaactgaaaaaggaGTCAAATGATGTGTCAATGGATGTTCCATCTGGTACTGTCAACGAAGTTCACCCTCATGATCAGCCAATTACCAACTGTTATGAGCTTTTCCTCAACATTCGTAAGCAG attGAACGCCGCCGCAAAGGATTATTTCCAGTACAGCCCAAACCTCCACAAGGTTTCAAGGATTACCTCATGAATAGATGTACTTATGTGCTTGCGGGAAATGCTACTTCAAGATTGTCAGTGCCCATTACTCCCCCTCCCCAGTCCTTAGCTGCTCCTATGAAAGAACTTTTCCAGGAGCAGGAGAAGGAACGCTACAGGTTGCGCATGCAG caTGTGATTGAGAAGGAGAAATTAGTTTTATCAGTGGAGCAAGAAATCTTGCGTGTCCATGGACGGGCTGCCAGAGCGTTAGCCAACCAAGCACTTCCTTTTTCAGCATGTACTATTTTGAAGGATGAAGAAGTGTATAATGTGATAACACCTGAGCAAGAAGAGAAAGATAGAAATGCGAGATCTCGTTATAATGGACGATTGTTTTTATCTTGGCTCCAGGATGTTGATGACAAATGGGAAAAGATTAAG GAGTCTATGTTACTGCGTCATCATAATGAGGCTGAATCATTGCATGCTGTGCAAAAAATGGATTGGGAATGGAAATTGAAGGAACTAGGATTGTGTGAGGCGAAGATAAAGCCTGTAATTGAAGAGCACCATGTGCCAATGGTCCACGTCAGTGATGACTTCGATCTTCTTCCGGCTTGA